The Acomys russatus chromosome 3, mAcoRus1.1, whole genome shotgun sequence genome has a window encoding:
- the Kiaa1191 gene encoding putative monooxygenase p33MONOX isoform X1, with translation MASRQPGVPALAPSGPLGKMSLPIGMCRRAFSYDDALEDPAPMTPPPSDMGSIPWKPVIPERKYQRLDKTEEGAASVSSLAVTPSTATDNSDNAPVVKAKATHVIMNSLITKQTQENIQRFEQQAGLRDAGYTPHKGLTTEETKYLRVAEALHKLKLQSGETREEKHPASAQSSPSSTPHASPKHKSRGWFPSDSSSALPAPNPHTMDPGSGNDRSSADKWSLFGPRPTQKSDPGFAIQAYKGAPKPSPMELMRAQATRVGEDSATFKLPKMDVPTVEGKKPPPRAHNIKPRDLNVLTPTGF, from the exons ATGGCTTCAAGACAGCCAGGAGTGCCTG CTCTTGCGCCCAGTGGGCCCCTAGGCAAGATGTCCCTGCCCATCGGGATGTGTCGCCGGGCATTCAGCTATGATGATGCCCTAGAGGACCCTGCACCCATGACTCCTCCTCCATCGGACATGGGCAGCATCCCCTGGAAGCCTGTGATTCCAGAGCGCAAGTATCAGCGTCTTGACAAG acagaggaaggagcGGCCAGTGTCTCTTCCCTTGCTGTGACTCCATCAACAGCCACTGACAATTCAGACAACGCCCCCGTGGTGAAGGCTAAAGCTACCCATGTCATCATGAATTCCCTGATCACAA AACAGACCCAGGAGAACATCCAGCGTTTTGAACAACAGGCAGGACTGAGAGATGCTGGCTACACACCCCATAAGGGCCTCACCACCGAGGAGACCAAGTACCTCCGAGTGGCAGAAGCACTCCAT AAACTAAAGCTGCAGAGTGGGGAGACAAGAGAGGAGAAGCACCCTGCCTCAGCCCAGTCCAGCCCGAGCAGCACCCCTCACGCATCCCCTAAGCACAAGTCGAG AGGCTGGTTCCCCTCTGACTCTTCCTCAGCCTTACCTGCCCCCAATCCTCACACCATGGATCCTGGGAGTGGAAATGACAGGAGCTCAGCAGACAAATGGAGCCTCTTTGGACCTCGACCCACGCAGAAGTCTGATCCTG GTTTTGCCATCCAGGCTTACAAAGGTGCACCGAAACCCTCTCCTATGGAGCTCATGCGTGCCCAGGCCACACGAGTAGGTGAAGATTCAGCAACCTTCAAGCTGCCTAAGATGGATGTCCCAACGGTAGAAGGGAAGAAACCACCACCTCGAGCCCATAATATCAAGCCCCGTGACCTGAATGTGCTCACACCCACTGGCTTCTAG
- the Kiaa1191 gene encoding putative monooxygenase p33MONOX isoform X2, which yields MSLPIGMCRRAFSYDDALEDPAPMTPPPSDMGSIPWKPVIPERKYQRLDKTEEGAASVSSLAVTPSTATDNSDNAPVVKAKATHVIMNSLITKQTQENIQRFEQQAGLRDAGYTPHKGLTTEETKYLRVAEALHKLKLQSGETREEKHPASAQSSPSSTPHASPKHKSRGWFPSDSSSALPAPNPHTMDPGSGNDRSSADKWSLFGPRPTQKSDPGFAIQAYKGAPKPSPMELMRAQATRVGEDSATFKLPKMDVPTVEGKKPPPRAHNIKPRDLNVLTPTGF from the exons ATGTCCCTGCCCATCGGGATGTGTCGCCGGGCATTCAGCTATGATGATGCCCTAGAGGACCCTGCACCCATGACTCCTCCTCCATCGGACATGGGCAGCATCCCCTGGAAGCCTGTGATTCCAGAGCGCAAGTATCAGCGTCTTGACAAG acagaggaaggagcGGCCAGTGTCTCTTCCCTTGCTGTGACTCCATCAACAGCCACTGACAATTCAGACAACGCCCCCGTGGTGAAGGCTAAAGCTACCCATGTCATCATGAATTCCCTGATCACAA AACAGACCCAGGAGAACATCCAGCGTTTTGAACAACAGGCAGGACTGAGAGATGCTGGCTACACACCCCATAAGGGCCTCACCACCGAGGAGACCAAGTACCTCCGAGTGGCAGAAGCACTCCAT AAACTAAAGCTGCAGAGTGGGGAGACAAGAGAGGAGAAGCACCCTGCCTCAGCCCAGTCCAGCCCGAGCAGCACCCCTCACGCATCCCCTAAGCACAAGTCGAG AGGCTGGTTCCCCTCTGACTCTTCCTCAGCCTTACCTGCCCCCAATCCTCACACCATGGATCCTGGGAGTGGAAATGACAGGAGCTCAGCAGACAAATGGAGCCTCTTTGGACCTCGACCCACGCAGAAGTCTGATCCTG GTTTTGCCATCCAGGCTTACAAAGGTGCACCGAAACCCTCTCCTATGGAGCTCATGCGTGCCCAGGCCACACGAGTAGGTGAAGATTCAGCAACCTTCAAGCTGCCTAAGATGGATGTCCCAACGGTAGAAGGGAAGAAACCACCACCTCGAGCCCATAATATCAAGCCCCGTGACCTGAATGTGCTCACACCCACTGGCTTCTAG
- the Kiaa1191 gene encoding putative monooxygenase p33MONOX isoform X3, producing the protein MNSLITKQTQENIQRFEQQAGLRDAGYTPHKGLTTEETKYLRVAEALHKLKLQSGETREEKHPASAQSSPSSTPHASPKHKSRGWFPSDSSSALPAPNPHTMDPGSGNDRSSADKWSLFGPRPTQKSDPGFAIQAYKGAPKPSPMELMRAQATRVGEDSATFKLPKMDVPTVEGKKPPPRAHNIKPRDLNVLTPTGF; encoded by the exons ATGAATTCCCTGATCACAA AACAGACCCAGGAGAACATCCAGCGTTTTGAACAACAGGCAGGACTGAGAGATGCTGGCTACACACCCCATAAGGGCCTCACCACCGAGGAGACCAAGTACCTCCGAGTGGCAGAAGCACTCCAT AAACTAAAGCTGCAGAGTGGGGAGACAAGAGAGGAGAAGCACCCTGCCTCAGCCCAGTCCAGCCCGAGCAGCACCCCTCACGCATCCCCTAAGCACAAGTCGAG AGGCTGGTTCCCCTCTGACTCTTCCTCAGCCTTACCTGCCCCCAATCCTCACACCATGGATCCTGGGAGTGGAAATGACAGGAGCTCAGCAGACAAATGGAGCCTCTTTGGACCTCGACCCACGCAGAAGTCTGATCCTG GTTTTGCCATCCAGGCTTACAAAGGTGCACCGAAACCCTCTCCTATGGAGCTCATGCGTGCCCAGGCCACACGAGTAGGTGAAGATTCAGCAACCTTCAAGCTGCCTAAGATGGATGTCCCAACGGTAGAAGGGAAGAAACCACCACCTCGAGCCCATAATATCAAGCCCCGTGACCTGAATGTGCTCACACCCACTGGCTTCTAG
- the Kiaa1191 gene encoding putative monooxygenase p33MONOX isoform X4 — translation MDPGSGNDRSSADKWSLFGPRPTQKSDPGFAIQAYKGAPKPSPMELMRAQATRVGEDSATFKLPKMDVPTVEGKKPPPRAHNIKPRDLNVLTPTGF, via the exons ATGGATCCTGGGAGTGGAAATGACAGGAGCTCAGCAGACAAATGGAGCCTCTTTGGACCTCGACCCACGCAGAAGTCTGATCCTG GTTTTGCCATCCAGGCTTACAAAGGTGCACCGAAACCCTCTCCTATGGAGCTCATGCGTGCCCAGGCCACACGAGTAGGTGAAGATTCAGCAACCTTCAAGCTGCCTAAGATGGATGTCCCAACGGTAGAAGGGAAGAAACCACCACCTCGAGCCCATAATATCAAGCCCCGTGACCTGAATGTGCTCACACCCACTGGCTTCTAG